Proteins encoded within one genomic window of Candidatus Binatia bacterium:
- a CDS encoding glucose 1-dehydrogenase, with the protein MERLHGKTAFITGGGSGIGRATACRLASDGARVAVADINIEAAQGTEQMIRAAGGEALALPVDISDFTAVQSAVRQTQERYGGTDILVNNAGWDRIEPFIKNTPDLWDKLIAINLKGPIHCCRAVLDGMIAAGGGKIVCISSDSARVGSTGEAVYAACKGGIISFAKTLARELARYNINVNVICPGITDTALIKEVTQPEYGKKVIDAVTRTIPFRRMGRPEEVAAAVAFFASPDADFITGQVLSVSGGLTMAG; encoded by the coding sequence ATGGAGCGCTTGCACGGGAAGACGGCTTTCATAACCGGCGGCGGCAGCGGCATCGGCCGGGCGACCGCGTGCCGGCTCGCCAGCGACGGTGCACGGGTAGCCGTTGCCGACATCAACATCGAAGCGGCGCAGGGCACCGAACAGATGATCCGCGCGGCCGGCGGCGAGGCGCTCGCACTGCCGGTGGACATCTCCGACTTCACGGCCGTGCAATCCGCCGTGCGCCAGACGCAAGAACGCTACGGCGGCACCGATATCTTAGTCAACAACGCCGGCTGGGATCGGATCGAGCCATTCATCAAGAATACGCCCGACCTGTGGGACAAGCTGATCGCCATCAATCTGAAGGGTCCCATTCATTGCTGCCGTGCGGTGCTCGACGGCATGATTGCCGCCGGTGGCGGGAAAATCGTCTGCATCAGCTCTGATTCTGCGCGTGTCGGCAGCACCGGCGAAGCCGTGTATGCCGCATGCAAAGGCGGGATCATCTCCTTCGCCAAGACGCTCGCCCGTGAGCTGGCGCGGTACAACATCAACGTCAACGTCATCTGCCCAGGCATCACCGACACGGCGCTGATCAAAGAAGTGACGCAGCCCGAATACGGGAAGAAGGTCATCGACGCCGTCACACGGACGATTCCCTTCCGGCGCATGGGCCGCCCGGAAGAGGTGGCGGCGGCGGTAGCCTTCTTCGCCTCTCCGGACGCGGATTTCATCACTGGACAGGTACTGAGCGTCAGCGGCGGCCTGACGATGGCGGGGTAA